A genomic window from Deferribacterota bacterium includes:
- a CDS encoding amino acid racemase translates to MKTVGIIGGMGPYATLDFFKKILDESKVEKDQDHLHLIIDNYPQVPDRTKYILGNGQNPYPYILESANRLINGKCHLLCMPCNTAHYFVKKLLKDLNKSIEFIDMIESVKEYICKNYKNIAKILVLGTDGLVKSHIYNEYFNNFPLVYPNYEEQKQIMEIILTVKKGDTKNAAKSFIKLIDKLSDHKNTILIVACTELPILLPFIDYKESIIDSNLILAKKVVKLAYEGS, encoded by the coding sequence ATGAAAACAGTTGGGATAATTGGTGGAATGGGGCCTTATGCTACCCTTGATTTTTTTAAAAAAATACTCGATGAGTCAAAAGTAGAAAAAGATCAAGATCACCTACATTTAATAATAGACAACTATCCACAAGTACCCGATAGAACTAAATATATCTTAGGTAATGGCCAAAATCCATACCCTTATATATTAGAATCAGCAAATAGATTAATTAATGGCAAGTGCCATCTCTTGTGTATGCCTTGTAATACTGCCCACTATTTTGTAAAAAAACTTTTAAAGGATTTAAACAAAAGTATAGAATTTATCGACATGATAGAATCAGTAAAAGAATATATTTGTAAAAATTATAAAAATATCGCTAAAATTTTAGTTCTTGGCACTGATGGACTTGTAAAATCTCACATATATAATGAATATTTTAATAATTTTCCATTAGTATATCCTAATTATGAAGAACAAAAACAAATTATGGAAATTATTTTAACAGTAAAAAAAGGGGATACTAAAAATGCAGCCAAATCTTTTATAAAATTAATAGATAAGCTAAGTGATCATAAAAATACAATATTAATAGTCGCCTGCACAGAATTGCCAATTTTACTCCCCTTCATAGATTATAAAGAAAGCATTATAGACTCAAATCTTATTCTAGCAAAAAAGGTTGTAAAATTAGCATATGAAGGATCTTAA
- a CDS encoding cation:dicarboxylase symporter family transporter, whose protein sequence is LALILLVILIYAPLLYYAKCSPLKFFSKAKEAIITAFVTRSSSGTLPISMDVAERKLGVSKSIYSFSLPIGATMNMDGTVIYLSVCAVFISTALNIDLLNSKIFVLIIVSTLASIGTAGIPGAGLIMLVMVLNSLGLSLNDPKVASLYTIILGADALMDMGRTCINVTGDLVGTVFVGSIENEIDRSLW, encoded by the coding sequence TTTAGCTCTAATTCTTTTAGTTATTCTAATTTACGCTCCTTTATTATACTATGCTAAATGTTCTCCCCTTAAATTTTTCTCTAAGGCAAAAGAAGCTATAATAACTGCCTTTGTTACCAGAAGTAGCAGCGGGACATTACCCATATCTATGGATGTAGCTGAAAGAAAATTAGGTGTCTCAAAGAGCATCTATTCCTTCAGTCTTCCAATTGGAGCAACAATGAATATGGATGGCACAGTAATTTATCTAAGTGTATGCGCTGTATTTATTTCAACAGCGCTAAATATTGATCTATTAAACTCTAAAATATTTGTATTAATTATTGTCTCAACATTAGCTTCAATTGGAACAGCTGGTATTCCAGGAGCCGGCCTAATAATGCTTGTTATGGTCTTAAACAGTTTAGGCCTCTCCCTAAATGACCCAAAAGTTGCATCCTTATATACAATTATATTGGGAGCAGATGCCTTAATGGATATGGGTAGAACTTGCATAAATGTTACAGGCGATCTCGTTGGAACAGTTTTTGTAGGATCTATTGAGAATGAAATAGATAGAAGTTTATGGTAA